TCCAGTTCCGTCAGGTCGATCTTGAacggctgattggctgaaaccTGGGGAGCGGGTGCTACGGCGTACGGCGACGTCAGTGACTTGAGGAGGTCGTCGGCCGTTACCGCCGGCGACAGCTTGGCGGTGACGGCGCCCGCCGTGGTGCACGCGTCAAAGTCGTACATGGACGTGTCGATGTCGGCGAACAGGATGTCGTCCAGCGCCAGGTCGGAGAGGAAccccgagggggaggggggcgcagGCGGGTAGGGGTGGGAGGCGGGGGCCGCGTCCGCCGCCACGCCGACCGAGGAGGGCGAGACGACCGCCACCTCGGCCCGGGGGGCCGTGGTCCTGCTGTCCCtgagggggagcgggggggagggcagggggagggcgggggccgTGGGGGAGGTAGTTGTGGTGTTAGCTGCTGCTGTCTTTGCTATGGCTGCGGGGGGGCCCGGCGCCAGGCTAGCCGGGGCCGGGGGGAAGAAGCCGGCACCGTGGGGggaggggcccctgggggggagggggagggggctggcagGCTGACagtttgggggggtggggggagggggagagcggcagggtgggcggggccaaagTGCAAAAAGCCGTGTCGTTGTCCTCCAGCAGGGAGGCGGGCGTGAGGCAGGCCtccatgggggcggggccggtggGCGTGGCAGGCGGGcaggtgggcgtggccgtgtgaggaggaggcggaggagtcgGCCGAGGGGCCGGCGACGGCGGCAGGGCCAGCAGCTGCTGGGGCAGCTGGGCGGCCGACGCCGGCGTCACGGGGGAGGCGGGCATCGCCGGCGGGGGCCCGGGCGTGGCCGGCCCCGGCCCGCTGCCGGCGGCGGGCGGGGCCTCGCGGAAGGTCT
This genomic window from Gadus macrocephalus chromosome 15, ASM3116895v1 contains:
- the sertad2b gene encoding LOW QUALITY PROTEIN: SERTA domain-containing protein 2b (The sequence of the model RefSeq protein was modified relative to this genomic sequence to represent the inferred CDS: deleted 1 base in 1 codon), with the translated sequence MFGKGAKRKLDEEDDEGLEGQALASPVAPGAAGGPGPRWPEGPSKVSYTLQRQTIFNISLMKLMYSHRSPPAEPRLERRVLINNMLRRIQEELKQEGALRPPLLLLPPSPPPDDPMDETFREAPPAAGSGPGPATPGPPPAMPASPVTPASAAQLPQQLLALPPSPAPRPTPPPPPHTATPTCPPATPTGPAPMEACLTPASLLEDNDTAFCTLAPPTLPLSPPPTPPNCQPASPLPLPPRGPSPHGAGFFPPAPASLAPGPPAAIAKTAAANTTTTSPTAPALPLPSPPLPLRDSRTTAPRAEVAVVSPSSVGVAADAAPASHPYPPAPPSPSGFLSDLALDDILFADIDTSMYDFDACTTAGAVTAKLSPAVTADDLLKSLTSPYAVAPAPQVSANQPFKIDLTELDHIMEVLVGS